TCCGGGATCTCCTCGTCGGTGAAGGGGTGGCGGCTGGTGTGCCGTTTGCGGACAGCGGGGTGGAGCACGGCGAGATCGTGCTCAGGGCCCGCGGGTTCGGCGAGGTTCACCTCGGCCAGCAGCCACGGATCGGCGGGGTCGGGGAGCAGTGTGGTGACCGGTTCCCGGCCCGCGTGCACGGCGGCCACCCGCAGATTGAACAGCGCGGCGGCACACCCGAGATGGACGGCACGGTGCGTCGGGTCCGACTTGGGCATCGTGCGCTCCGGATCGGCGCGCAGCTCCATGCTTCCGGTGCCGCTCAGGTACCGGAACTTCCAGGGCTGTGCGTTGTGCATGGACGGGGCTGCCGTGGCGTCCTCGACAAGGGCTGTCACGGTGGTCGGGTCGAGCGGTGGTGAGGGCACTTGATCCTCCTGCCGGGAGGGGTCAGTCATGGGGGACGACGGCGACAGGTGCGGCGCTGTGGTGCATCACCGCGTGGGCGACGGGACCGATGTGCGCCCCCAGGGGAGCCCGGCGCAGGCGCCGGCCGACGACCACCAGATCGGCGTCGGCCGCCGAGTACACCAACTGCTGCGCAGGCGAACCGATGAGAGCCCGCTCGACAACCTGCACCGACGGGAACTTCTGCCGCCATGGCAGCAGCATGTCGCTGAGGGCCTGCTCGACTTGCCGGCCCACTTCCAGCATGGGTGCGTAGCTGTACACGAGGGGGAGCGTCCAGCCGTGTACGGCGCGCAGTGTGCAGCCACGCCGTGCGGCCTCGTCGAAGGCGAAGGCCAGGAGCTTGTCGCAGGACTGGGAAATGTCCAAGCCGACCACCACGTCGCGGTACGCGGACGCGGTGTCCGGCTGCTCGGCGTCGCCGGATCCGGTCCGGGGCTCCTTGCCCTGGTGTTTGGGTGCCCGGACGAGCACGACCGGCTGCTCGGTGGCGCTGACCGTGGCCATACCGACCGAGCCGATGAGGAAGCCCATGATGCTGCCAAGCCCCCGGGAGCCGAGCACCAGCATCTCCGCGTCAGCCGCCTCGATGGGCAGGGCGGCGGCGGGCCTTCCGGAGAGCCGTCGTGTAGTCATCTCCAGTCCGGGATGGCGTTCCCGGAGCTCGTCGGCGGCATCGGCCAGGACCTTGTCGGCCCATCGCTGCTGGACTTCGGGGCCGGCCATGGGTACTGCCGCAGTCGTGGGCCACTCTTCCGCGTGAACAAGGTGCAGGGGTACTTCGCGCAGCAATGCCTCCCGGGCAGCCCATGCGGCGGCGGCCAGGCTCTCGGGCGACCCGTCCAGGCCGACGGTCACATTGCGGGTCATGGTGCGGACCTCCTCCGGGCCGCGCGTGCGGCCACAGCTCCAGCGTCATGGTCCGGCTGCCGTGACAGGAGGGGCCGAGGGGCCCCCGCTGGGACCGACCGGCCCTGCTGCCCCGCGGGACCTCCCCCGATCACGGCCGGCCGGCCGGATCCGCGCCACCCGTGTCCAGCCGGAACGGCGGGTATTCGTCCCTCATCGGACCCGCGTACGCAACGACCCGCAGTACCCACCGGTTCAGCCCCATGATCAGGTCGAAGAGGCCGCGCGGATACTTCTCGGTGAAGGCCAGGACGACGGCCGCGGTGACGGCGAACACGGAGATCAGACCCACGTTCCATGCGGCGCGGACGCCGCCCATGAAGAAGCCGATCACGATGTAGTGCGGGATGGCGAGCAGCCACCACTTCACCAGAACCAGGCCCCGTGACAGACGCTCCGGGTAGGCGCTGTCCAGCCCGCCGGATAGCCGGGTTCCTCGCCGAGGCTGAACGGCGGGTAGCGGTCGGTGCCCAGTGCTCCGTTCGCGTAGCACGAGCCATCGTCACTTGGTACAGATCGGTCGTGGTGACCTCAGACATGGCGGTCGCCGGCCTTCGCTGCCGCCGAGTCGTCCACGTCGTAGACGAGTCGGTCGATCACGTCCACCACTCCGTCGACGCTCTCGCACAGCCGCAGGGTGATGGGGATGAGGCTCTTGCGCGCCACGGTGCCGCTGAGAGTGACTCTGCCGTCGGTGACCTCGACCGTCAGCGCAGAGGGCGGCAGCCCAAGGGTGTGGGTTACGACGTCCTCAAGGATTTCCTCCTGGATCGCCCGGTCCCGCCGCAGGAACAGTTGCAGGAGGTCTCTGCGGCTGATCACGCCGACCAGACGGCCCGACTCGTCGACGACGGGCAGCCGTTTGATCCTGTTCTTCTCCATGACCCTGGCCGCCCGGACCACGCTCCACCCCGGCTGCGCGACGATCGCCGGACTGGACATCAGTCCCTCGGCCACGCTGGATGTGTCTCTCGATGTCTGTTTGCGCAGCAGGTCGGCCTCGGAGACGACTCCGACCGGCCGCTCGTGATCTTCGATCACCGGTACGGCGGTGATGCCAAATTCGTCGAGGAGGCGGGCGATCTCTTTGAATGGGGTGCCCCGCTGCACGCTCACGGCCGTGGGGGACATCAGGTCCGCGACACTGCGGTGTCTCATGGCGCGCCAGTCCTTTCCATCACGTGCCGGATCAGGCAGTCCTGAGTGCAAGCATGGAACGAATCCCGCCCGCGTGCACAGGGCCGAGAGGTCCTCGGAGCGGACCGAATGGATCAGCCTCGGCCGGACAGGGACCTTCGGCCCTGCCACGGACCCCTGTGGCCCTCACCATGCTGATCTCGTGGTGACACCGTGAGAAGTGATCCCCGATGGAACTCGGCGAGGAGGAGTCATGGGCAGCAGCACTATGGGCGGCCCGGAACTCGGAATGGTGGTCGTGGGCGTGGACGGTTCGGCGAATGCGGCGACGGCTGCGGAGTGGGCCGCGGCCGAGGCCGACCGGCGAGGAAAAGCGCTGCGCCTCCTGTACGCCGCTGACACCTACCGGAGGGCCCTGTACGCCTCGGTCGAGACCGTTGAACGCGTGCGCCAGCGCGGGCGCGACGTGCTCAAGGACACGGCGGACCGGCTGGGGGAGCAGTACCCCGAACTGCAGATCAACAAGGAATTGAGCCAACGGGAGCCGACCGTCAGCCTGCACGACGCTGCCGGCAACCACGGCACGATCGTCGTGGGGAACCGCGGCTACGGAGGGTTCGCCGCGTTGCTGCTCGGCTCCGTCGGACTCCGCGTGGCGGCGGGCGCGACGGTCCCCGTCGTGGTGGTCAGGGGCGCAGCGCAAGGGGCGGAGACCGGTGTGGTGGTGGCCGCCGTCCGCGACGAGGACGACCTCGACTGCGTCCGGCACGCGGCGCGCGGCGCGGAACTCCGCAAGGCATCGCTGCGTCTGCTGAGCGTCTGGCAGGTGCTGCGGTACGTGGGCCTGGTGGCCACCATGCTGGACGACGTCGACGAGATCGCCCAGCAGCACCTGCACGGTGTTTCGGCGGTGGCCGACCGGATCCGGGACGAATTTCCCAAGCTCACCGTGACCGCGGATGTGGAAGAGGGCGCGTCCGTGGCCGGGGCTCTCGTCGAGGCATCACGCCAGGCCGACCTGCTCGTCATGGGCGGCCGACGGCCGCCCGATGCCTTCGGCCCCACGCTGGGACGGGTGACGCATGCGGCTCTCCACCACGCCGAATGCCCCGTGGAGCTCATTCCGCGCGAGAGCAAGCGACACCGGGAGGAGAAGTGACAGACCTCGCAGACCGCCGCGGGATGATCGTCGGCGTCGACCCGCAGCACCAGTGCCGCCCCGCACTTGCATGGGCCGCCGACGAGGCCCATCGCCGGCACCTTGCCCTTCGGCTGCTGCTGGCCGTGCCGCCGTCGCACGACACACGCCACGCCGATGTCGCCGCGCACCACATCGAGTTGCGGCGTCGAGGAGCCGAGGCGCTCACGTCCGCTGCCTCCTGGATACGGGAGCGGCACGGGAAGATTGAGGTGATCACGGACTTGCTCGACGGGGTTCCCGCCCCGGCGCTCTGCCGGCAGTCGGCGCAGGCCCGGATGGTGGTCCTCGGCTCGCGTCGGCTCGGCCGGGCGGAAGAGTTCTTCAGCGCGAGTTCGGTGGTGGTGCCTGTCAGCGCACAGGCGAACTGTCCGGTCGTCGTCGTGGGAGAGCCCGAACATGTGACGCAACAGCCGCCCTACCTGGTTGTCGGCGTCGACGGCAGCCAGGCTTCGCGCGCCGCCGTCGCCCAGGCCTTCGATGAAGCAAGCCTGCGGGGGGCCGGCCTGCGTGCCCTCTGGGTGTGGCCGCCCCCGGTGGTCTCATTCACGGACGAGGCGGAGGCGGTGCAGGAGCGCCGACGGCTGCTCTCGGAAACAACGGCGGGCTGGTCGGAGAAGTACCCGGATGTGGCCTTGACACACGAGGTGGTCCGCGGGCATCCGGTCGAGGAGCTTGCGCGGGCCTCCGAGCACGCACTGGCCGTCGTGGTCGGCCGCCGGGGCCGAGGCGGATACACCGGCATGCGGCTGGGATCGGTCGTCCACGGCGTGCTGCACCGGGCGCGCTGCCCGGTGATCACGGTTCCCGCGCTGTGAACGGCGGCCCGCGACACACGCCATGACCTGATCCGTCTCACTGGACATCGTCGAAGCCTGGCGCGACCGCGGGGACGTGACGGCGATGACCGGTGACGGCGTCAACGACGGACCCGCACTACGACAGGCGGACATCGGCGTCGCCATGGGGCGGCGAGGCACCGAGGTGGCAAGACAGTCGGCCGATCTGGTGCTGCGTGCTGTTCAGGGCGCTGACGGTGCCTGGTCGTTGAGGCTCAGGCGGATGTCCACGACGCCTTCGACCGCACGGGCGGCCCGGGCGAGCGGGGAGACCAGCGCCCGGTCCCGGAGGTTGCCGTGAAGGGTGACCACGCCGTCCGTGACGGAGACCTCCACCTCTGCCGCGGATGGCAGGTGTTTGATGACGGTACGACGGATCTCGTCGGCGATGGCCTCGTCGGGCCTGAGGAACGGCCCTCGCTTTTGCCACGTCGGACAGCGGCCGGTCCGCCTGTGCGGGGTCGTCGAACCGGTACTCCTCCTTGGGGAGCAGATCGGCCTCCGAGACCACGCCGATCACACGGCCCTCGCCCTCCAGCACCGGCAAGGCACTGACCTTCCACTGCTCCATCAGCTCCACGATCTCCTTATAGGTGGCATGGCGCCCCACCGCGACTGCGGTGTGGGTCATGACATCGCTCACTGTGTGCGGAGAATCGGGCATGGCGGGCCTCCCGGGCGTTGGTCACAGAGTCATGCCGCTGCCGTGAGGCGCGTACAGATCGAGCAGGCGGATACGGGCGGCACGCAGCCGGTGAGCAAGCACCCGGCCGACCCAGTTTCCGATCGCGGAGCCGAAGGCAGGGTCGGCATCCATCATCATCCGCACCGTTGACGCGTCGAACTCCTGGGCGCGTACTGGCGTCATGGCCTCGGCGCCGAACTGCCACACATACGGCGGGAACAGCCAGGACCAGCCCACGAGTTCACCGAAGCCCAAGTTCTCGATCACCGCCGGGCTCCGTCCCGGAACCTGGATGTCGAGAGTGACAGTGCCGGACTGGATGATCCAGAACCGGTCGGCGGGGCGGCCTTCCTCGAATATGCGGGTTCCTTCAGGGAATTTGACGTCCCGGGTGGTGCCCAGCAGCCGGGCACGGTGCTCGGGGGCCAGAACAGCGGTCATACGGATGGGGGAGGGGGTACTCATTGCTGGGCCTCCGTTTCGAGCGCGCGGCTTTCCTCGGTGATGACGGGTGAGCCGTCCGGGCCGCACTCGCCGGTTCGCCCGCGGGGCCGCTATCTGTGCTCAGCGTCAGTCACCCGACCGGCGCCGGGGAAGGGCCGGGCGGCCCAGTCTGCGGCCCGACAGGCCCAGTTCCGCCCCGCTTTGGTATCGCGGTCAGGTAGGCGGTGATGCTTTCGGCCCACATGGCAATCCGGGGGGGGCCGCATCCGGGGCCGCCGTCGCTCGACTCGTCTCCTCGCTGCCCCGGTGCAGTCTCGAGGACGCTCACTGATCCGACGGACAGATACTCCGTCCCGTGAGGCGCTTGGGCTGGATCGAGATCCACTGCTCGCGTTTGCCCCCTGCCCACGGCCTGGTGTGCGCGCGATCGGCCAGCCGTCGCACCGCGTCGGGCTCCGTAACAGCCCGCGCAGGGCCGACTGCGAGCACGCTCCAGCCCTGGCTCATCGCCTCGTCCATGTGGTCGACCCCGAATGCCACGTCCGTTCCCATGGCGGCCGCCGGGGCGGATCCAGGTGCGGCACGGAAGACGATCGCGTCATCGACGACCTCGTAGTTCACAGGGATGACCGCCGGGCCATCGGGCGTCGATACGGCGACGCGGCCCACGCCATGCGTGGAAAGCAGGGCGCGGCATTCATCGCCTTCGAGGTCTCGAAGCCGAGGGTGCGGGAGCGCCTGACCCCGGCCGGGCGGTAGATCGATGCCGCCGCCGCGCAGGGCGGCTGCGGTGGTCCCCAGCGCGTCGGCCAGCCGGATAAGGCTCGCCAGGCTGGGGTCTGCCGGGCGCTCTTCGAGGTACGCCAGGTACTGCGGCGCCATTCTGGCGCGCCGCGCTGTTTCTGTCCGGGTCAGCCCTTGCCGCGCGCGTTCGTGGGCGATGCGCCGACCGATGTCGCTGGGGTATTGCGTTTCATGGGACGGTGTTTCGCCGGGCCCGTGCTCGATGTGATGGATGTGCGCGTCCGGCCCGGGGAACACGAGCGTCACTTCGTCCGTGTCCGACCAGCGCACGTCGTACGGAGGCGTTCCGTCCGCGTGGTGGAGCCCGACGATTTCACCGTTGCGCCTGGTGGCGCCGGTGTTCGGGCTTTCGACGACGAGTTGATCGCCAAGGTGAGCTCGCATGATCATCACCGCTCCTGCGAAGCGTCGCTGTACCCCCAACGTGCCACGCGCGGTGTCCTGGCGCATGGGTCGAGAAGTCCGAGTCCGGGGGGCCGTACGGGCCGGTCTCGGCCCGATCGGCACCAAATGGGGGCCGGACGGCTCATCCGATGGAACCGGACTGAGCTGACGCGATGATGCGGCGGGCGGCCCCGCCTCGGCAGCGCCGCTTCGCCCGGCGGGCCGTGCCGAGACATCCGGGGTGCGATGGTGCGCGGCGGCGTTGGGCCGAAGAGCCAGTACCAGGGCCGAACCGCCCCTGCCGGGGGCTCCGCCCGGGGTGCGACGGTGACAAGGGGAACCTCTCCCCTCAGCCGGACGGAAGGCGGTGGGCACGATGGAGCTGCCCCTGGTCGTGGGAGTTGACGGATCGGAGTCCAGCCTCCAGGCACTCGACTGGTCGGTGGACGAGGCAGCGCGTCATGGAGTGCCACTGCGGCTGGTGTACGCCTCCAAATGGGAGCACTACGAAGGCGTCGCACTTGCCGGGAGCCTCGGCCGTCCCGATGAGCGGGTCCTCGCGGAGAACACCGTCGGATCGGCCGCCGAACGTGCCGGCCGACGCAACCCGGATGTGAAGGTCTCGGCCGCGGTACTGACCGACGACGCGGCGACGGTGCTGCTGCGCGAGAGCCGTAATGCCTCGGCGGTGGTCACGGGATCGCGCGGCCGTGGGGAGTTGAGGGGACTGCTGCTGGGCTCGGTCGGTCTGGCCGTGGCGGCCCGGGCGCACTGCCCGGTCATCGTTGTGCGCGGCGACAAGGCGGCGCTCGGGAGCACGCACGGGCGGATCCTCCTCGGCGTAGCCGACACCCCCGGGGGACGGGCGGCGGTCACGTTCGCCCTGCGCGAGGCCGAAACCCGCGGCTGCACCGTCGATGCGGTCCGTGCCTGGCGCCGCCCCGCGCACGAGACGACGGACCATCCGCTGCTCGCCGGCGATCCTGCCCGCTATCACGAGGAGCAGGCCGCGACGCTGCTGGAGGAGGCGCTCGGAGAACTCGTACGCGACAATCCGGCCGTGCAAGTGCACCGGACCGCCGTCGAGGGCCCGGCCCACACGGTGCTGGTGCAGCGCTCGGCCGCCGCGGATCTGCTCGTCGTCGGCGCACAGCGGCGCCAGGGCCA
The Streptomyces lunaelactis genome window above contains:
- a CDS encoding universal stress protein, encoding MTDLADRRGMIVGVDPQHQCRPALAWAADEAHRRHLALRLLLAVPPSHDTRHADVAAHHIELRRRGAEALTSAASWIRERHGKIEVITDLLDGVPAPALCRQSAQARMVVLGSRRLGRAEEFFSASSVVVPVSAQANCPVVVVGEPEHVTQQPPYLVVGVDGSQASRAAVAQAFDEASLRGAGLRALWVWPPPVVSFTDEAEAVQERRRLLSETTAGWSEKYPDVALTHEVVRGHPVEELARASEHALAVVVGRRGRGGYTGMRLGSVVHGVLHRARCPVITVPAL
- a CDS encoding DUF1918 domain-containing protein → MRAHLGDQLVVESPNTGATRRNGEIVGLHHADGTPPYDVRWSDTDEVTLVFPGPDAHIHHIEHGPGETPSHETQYPSDIGRRIAHERARQGLTRTETARRARMAPQYLAYLEERPADPSLASLIRLADALGTTAAALRGGGIDLPPGRGQALPHPRLRDLEGDECRALLSTHGVGRVAVSTPDGPAVIPVNYEVVDDAIVFRAAPGSAPAAAMGTDVAFGVDHMDEAMSQGWSVLAVGPARAVTEPDAVRRLADRAHTRPWAGGKREQWISIQPKRLTGRSICPSDQ
- a CDS encoding universal stress protein — its product is MTRNVTVGLDGSPESLAAAAWAAREALLREVPLHLVHAEEWPTTAAVPMAGPEVQQRWADKVLADAADELRERHPGLEMTTRRLSGRPAAALPIEAADAEMLVLGSRGLGSIMGFLIGSVGMATVSATEQPVVLVRAPKHQGKEPRTGSGDAEQPDTASAYRDVVVGLDISQSCDKLLAFAFDEAARRGCTLRAVHGWTLPLVYSYAPMLEVGRQVEQALSDMLLPWRQKFPSVQVVERALIGSPAQQLVYSAADADLVVVGRRLRRAPLGAHIGPVAHAVMHHSAAPVAVVPHD
- a CDS encoding CBS domain-containing protein, whose protein sequence is MRHRSVADLMSPTAVSVQRGTPFKEIARLLDEFGITAVPVIEDHERPVGVVSEADLLRKQTSRDTSSVAEGLMSSPAIVAQPGWSVVRAARVMEKNRIKRLPVVDESGRLVGVISRRDLLQLFLRRDRAIQEEILEDVVTHTLGLPPSALTVEVTDGRVTLSGTVARKSLIPITLRLCESVDGVVDVIDRLVYDVDDSAAAKAGDRHV
- a CDS encoding universal stress protein, producing the protein MELPLVVGVDGSESSLQALDWSVDEAARHGVPLRLVYASKWEHYEGVALAGSLGRPDERVLAENTVGSAAERAGRRNPDVKVSAAVLTDDAATVLLRESRNASAVVTGSRGRGELRGLLLGSVGLAVAARAHCPVIVVRGDKAALGSTHGRILLGVADTPGGRAAVTFALREAETRGCTVDAVRAWRRPAHETTDHPLLAGDPARYHEEQAATLLEEALGELVRDNPAVQVHRTAVEGPAHTVLVQRSAAADLLVVGAQRRQGHFGLQLGRVAHAVLHHADCPVAVVPQLV
- a CDS encoding Crp/Fnr family transcriptional regulator is translated as MSTPSPIRMTAVLAPEHRARLLGTTRDVKFPEGTRIFEEGRPADRFWIIQSGTVTLDIQVPGRSPAVIENLGFGELVGWSWLFPPYVWQFGAEAMTPVRAQEFDASTVRMMMDADPAFGSAIGNWVGRVLAHRLRAARIRLLDLYAPHGSGMTL
- a CDS encoding universal stress protein, yielding MGSSTMGGPELGMVVVGVDGSANAATAAEWAAAEADRRGKALRLLYAADTYRRALYASVETVERVRQRGRDVLKDTADRLGEQYPELQINKELSQREPTVSLHDAAGNHGTIVVGNRGYGGFAALLLGSVGLRVAAGATVPVVVVRGAAQGAETGVVVAAVRDEDDLDCVRHAARGAELRKASLRLLSVWQVLRYVGLVATMLDDVDEIAQQHLHGVSAVADRIRDEFPKLTVTADVEEGASVAGALVEASRQADLLVMGGRRPPDAFGPTLGRVTHAALHHAECPVELIPRESKRHREEK